One genomic window of Actinoplanes lobatus includes the following:
- a CDS encoding SDR family NAD(P)-dependent oxidoreductase: MGALSGKHAMVTGAGSGIGRAVARTFADARAAVTVVDIDAGAAEQVCRRIVDAGGTATAVVADVSEPGGCDRAVAAAVERHGGIDVLCNAAGIIRRGSVTEISEDDWTRVMAVNVDSVFLLGRRVVPLMEAAGGGSIVSIASGWGLKGGDRAAVYCASKAAVVNLTRAMAIDHGPRGIRVNCVCPGDTDTPMLRQEAAQLGAETTAFLAEAAERPLARIGRPEEIAAAVLFLAADTGSFVTGVALPVDGGGIA; encoded by the coding sequence GTGGGAGCACTGTCCGGCAAGCACGCCATGGTGACGGGAGCCGGCTCCGGCATCGGACGGGCCGTGGCCCGGACGTTCGCCGACGCCCGGGCGGCGGTCACCGTCGTCGACATCGACGCCGGCGCGGCCGAACAGGTGTGCCGCCGGATCGTCGACGCCGGGGGGACCGCCACCGCGGTCGTGGCCGACGTGTCGGAGCCGGGCGGATGCGACCGGGCCGTCGCCGCCGCCGTCGAGCGGCACGGTGGGATCGACGTTCTCTGCAACGCCGCCGGCATCATCCGGCGCGGAAGCGTCACCGAGATCAGCGAGGACGACTGGACCCGGGTGATGGCGGTGAACGTCGACTCGGTGTTCCTGCTGGGGCGCCGGGTCGTGCCGCTGATGGAGGCGGCCGGCGGCGGCAGCATCGTCTCCATCGCCTCCGGTTGGGGGCTCAAGGGTGGCGACCGTGCCGCGGTCTACTGCGCCTCCAAGGCGGCCGTGGTGAACCTGACCCGGGCCATGGCCATCGATCACGGCCCACGCGGCATCCGGGTCAACTGTGTCTGCCCGGGTGACACCGACACACCGATGCTGCGACAGGAAGCGGCTCAGCTGGGCGCCGAGACCACGGCTTTCCTGGCCGAGGCCGCCGAGCGGCCGCTGGCCCGGATCGGCCGCCCCGAGGAGATCGCCGCGGCCGTGCTCTTCCTCGCCGCCGACACCGGCAGTTTCGTCACCGGGGTGGCGCTCCCGGTGGACGGCGGCGGGATCGCCTGA
- a CDS encoding PQQ-like beta-propeller repeat protein — protein MVAALAAALSLPSPAAWATPPSEWSQTGYGPGATYYNPYERRLTPATVNDIRRRWDIPTHAAPECEVGREPLAGGDLLYTSDPGGVGAYDPATGKRRWHADLHGRGVTRLAMSDGILAVLSYACTSTRNFLTTYRASTGSRLWELPLGAPSQDMVIDQGVVVVDVRPDFGASTIAHRLATGARLWRLGGTRADGLLSAGGRLLLRQEGAGSRAVLITTGATLWETKENWYAVGSDPAGSRFYVSSSNVGLTAVDAANGRTIWESTWHPSAVTADDKQLYFPENHSIYCLDAGNGRKLWSVPLEDGAGQPVRAGALLYSPAGIGAALSIVEAETGKPRKGGMPSDESHPPVVADGRLFLTDGNRLRAYF, from the coding sequence ATGGTTGCCGCACTCGCTGCGGCACTGAGTCTGCCCAGCCCAGCCGCCTGGGCCACACCACCTTCGGAGTGGTCCCAGACCGGCTACGGCCCAGGTGCCACCTACTACAACCCGTATGAGCGCCGGCTCACCCCGGCAACGGTCAACGACATCAGGCGGCGATGGGACATCCCCACGCACGCCGCCCCGGAATGCGAGGTCGGCCGGGAACCGCTCGCCGGGGGCGATCTCCTCTACACCAGCGATCCGGGCGGCGTCGGGGCGTACGACCCGGCCACCGGGAAACGCCGCTGGCACGCCGACCTGCACGGCCGGGGTGTCACGCGGCTGGCCATGTCGGACGGGATCCTGGCCGTTCTCAGCTACGCCTGCACCAGCACGCGCAACTTCCTGACCACCTATCGCGCCTCGACCGGTTCCCGGCTCTGGGAGCTTCCCCTCGGCGCTCCCAGCCAGGACATGGTCATCGACCAGGGTGTGGTCGTGGTGGACGTCCGGCCGGATTTCGGCGCCTCCACCATCGCGCACCGGCTGGCCACCGGCGCCCGTCTGTGGAGACTGGGCGGGACCCGGGCCGACGGGCTGCTCTCGGCCGGCGGACGGCTGCTGCTGCGGCAGGAGGGCGCGGGCTCCCGAGCCGTCCTGATCACCACCGGCGCGACGCTCTGGGAGACCAAGGAGAACTGGTACGCCGTGGGCAGCGACCCGGCCGGCTCCCGGTTCTACGTCTCGAGCAGCAACGTCGGCCTGACCGCGGTCGACGCCGCCAACGGCCGGACGATCTGGGAGTCGACCTGGCATCCGTCCGCGGTGACCGCCGATGACAAGCAGCTCTACTTCCCGGAGAACCACAGCATCTACTGCTTGGACGCCGGCAACGGCCGGAAGCTCTGGTCGGTGCCTCTGGAGGACGGGGCCGGGCAGCCGGTCCGGGCCGGCGCGCTGCTCTACAGCCCGGCCGGCATCGGCGCGGCGCTGTCGATCGTCGAGGCGGAGACCGGTAAGCCGCGCAAGGGCGGCATGCCGAGCGACGAGAGCCACCCGCCGGTCGTCGCAGACGGCCGCCTATTCCTCACGGACGGCAACCGTCTGCGCGCCTACTTCTAG
- the rlmB gene encoding 23S rRNA (guanosine(2251)-2'-O)-methyltransferase RlmB, translated as MAGNSFNASKRSTSKKGASMGSGGKNRAGLKGRGKTLPADERPWHKGYSGTEKLPEKTARKQDKERRAAAAEGRAPKVGMPGTKDTTWGRGGGRATGITRTQSSRGGVRGGGPRGPRIAPGRRSNPTKEGPELLLGRNPVVEALRALVPATALYVAQGIDIDERVTEIVRTSGDRGIPILEISRNELDRMTGGVLHQGVGLQVPPFAYEDFEDLVNAALEQTAPLLVALDGITDPRNLGAVIRSVAAFGGHGVFMTERRAAGITATAWRTSAGAAARVPVSQVVNLTRAIKSAQKAGFTVIGLDADGETDLYQLEAAVGPLLVVVGSEGRGLSRLVGETCDLRVSIPMASDVESLNASVAAAVTLAEVSRRRSQG; from the coding sequence ATGGCCGGCAATTCGTTCAATGCGAGCAAGCGCTCCACCTCGAAGAAGGGGGCGAGCATGGGGTCCGGCGGCAAGAACCGCGCCGGGCTCAAGGGCCGGGGCAAGACCCTGCCGGCCGACGAGCGCCCCTGGCACAAGGGCTACTCGGGCACCGAGAAGCTGCCCGAGAAGACCGCCCGTAAGCAGGACAAGGAGCGCCGGGCAGCGGCCGCCGAGGGCCGTGCGCCCAAGGTCGGCATGCCCGGCACCAAGGACACCACCTGGGGTCGCGGCGGTGGCCGGGCGACCGGGATCACCCGGACCCAGTCGTCCCGCGGCGGCGTGCGTGGCGGCGGTCCGCGGGGGCCGCGGATCGCCCCGGGGCGCCGCTCCAACCCGACCAAGGAAGGTCCCGAGCTGCTGCTCGGCCGCAACCCGGTGGTCGAGGCGCTGCGGGCCCTGGTGCCCGCCACCGCGCTGTACGTGGCGCAGGGCATCGACATCGACGAGCGGGTCACCGAGATCGTCCGGACCTCCGGTGACCGGGGCATCCCGATCCTGGAGATCAGCCGCAACGAGCTGGACCGGATGACCGGCGGGGTGCTGCACCAGGGCGTCGGGCTCCAGGTGCCGCCGTTCGCGTACGAGGACTTCGAGGACCTGGTCAACGCGGCGCTGGAGCAGACCGCCCCGCTGCTGGTGGCCCTGGACGGCATCACCGACCCGCGCAACCTGGGCGCCGTGATCCGGTCGGTGGCCGCCTTCGGTGGCCACGGCGTCTTCATGACCGAGCGGCGGGCCGCCGGCATCACCGCGACCGCCTGGCGCACCAGCGCCGGGGCGGCGGCACGGGTGCCGGTGTCGCAGGTGGTCAACCTGACCCGGGCGATCAAGTCGGCGCAGAAGGCCGGCTTCACCGTCATCGGGCTGGACGCCGACGGCGAGACCGACCTCTACCAGTTGGAGGCCGCGGTCGGGCCGCTGCTCGTGGTGGTCGGCTCCGAGGGCCGCGGCCTGTCCCGCCTCGTCGGCGAGACCTGTGACCTGCGGGTGAGCATCCCGATGGCCTCCGACGTGGAGTCGCTCAACGCCAGCGTGGCGGCGGCCGTGACCCTCGCCGAGGTGAGCCGCCGCCGATCCCAGGGCTGA
- a CDS encoding ornithine carbamoyltransferase produces the protein MTVDHEVLAGLRGRDLLGLADLSAAEIGALLRLAHHYKRTGERNNLLDRREIGMLFNVSSTRTRVSFQVAARHLGAHAEHYRAEDLRLAVAETLEDTGKVLSRYLDALILRHYDMTRYGEGHAALTMLAERSPVPVINALDDHEHPCQVLADLMTVQELHGPDPTAPRVVFTWAYSSRAKTPGVPHSWLLAAGALGMNLTVAHPPEFPLDAEYVKRSAALAQDSGGRIEYVDDMREAVRDADVVYVQSWKCLSREGADEAARREAHRDWRVSTEVMDLAAPHAVYMDCLPSNRGEEVDAEVKDGPRSIIFDQAENRLHAQKAILAALLAPAGSALSGDPDGGLLR, from the coding sequence ATGACCGTCGACCATGAGGTGCTCGCCGGGCTCCGTGGCCGTGATCTGCTGGGGCTGGCGGATCTGTCCGCCGCCGAGATCGGGGCGCTGCTGCGACTGGCACACCACTACAAGCGGACCGGCGAGCGGAACAACCTGCTCGACCGCCGTGAGATCGGCATGCTGTTCAACGTCAGCTCCACCCGGACCCGGGTGTCCTTCCAGGTCGCCGCGCGGCATCTCGGCGCGCACGCGGAGCACTACCGGGCCGAGGACCTCCGGCTCGCGGTGGCCGAGACGCTGGAGGACACCGGCAAGGTCCTCAGCCGGTACCTCGACGCGCTGATCCTGCGCCACTACGACATGACCCGGTACGGCGAGGGGCACGCGGCCCTGACCATGCTCGCCGAGCGGAGCCCGGTCCCCGTGATCAACGCGCTCGACGACCACGAGCACCCCTGCCAGGTGCTCGCCGACCTGATGACGGTGCAGGAGCTGCACGGCCCGGATCCGACCGCCCCGCGGGTCGTGTTCACCTGGGCGTACTCGTCGCGGGCCAAGACACCGGGGGTGCCGCACTCCTGGCTTCTCGCCGCCGGCGCGCTGGGCATGAACCTCACGGTCGCCCACCCGCCCGAGTTCCCGCTGGACGCCGAGTACGTCAAGCGGAGCGCCGCGCTCGCACAGGACTCCGGAGGCCGGATCGAGTACGTCGACGACATGCGCGAGGCGGTCCGGGACGCCGACGTCGTGTACGTGCAGAGTTGGAAGTGCCTGTCCCGGGAGGGCGCCGACGAGGCCGCCCGCCGGGAGGCCCACCGGGACTGGCGGGTGAGCACCGAGGTGATGGATCTGGCCGCCCCGCATGCCGTCTACATGGACTGCCTGCCCAGCAATCGCGGCGAGGAGGTCGACGCCGAGGTGAAGGACGGTCCCCGCTCGATCATCTTCGACCAGGCGGAGAACCGGCTGCACGCGCAGAAGGCGATCCTGGCCGCGCTGCTGGCCCCTGCCGGCTCCGCCCTCTCCGGCGATCCCGACGGAGGGCTCCTTCGTTGA
- the cysS gene encoding cysteine--tRNA ligase, whose product MTLRLYDTATRSVRDFVPLTPGQAGIYLCGVTVQSSPHIGHLRSAVNYDVLRRWLLHEGLEVTFVRNVTDVDDKILQKSLEHKRPWWAIAYENRLLLERDYRALNVLPPTYEPLATGHITEMHDLIATLIERGHAYPGGGDCADVYFDVLSYREYGALSGQRPDDMRDAGDAPVRDKRDHRDFALWKGVKADEPQDAYWPSPWGRGRPGWHIECSAMAQRYLGDEFDIHGGGLDLTFPHHENEVAQSKAAGLGFARYWVHHALLNLGDSKMSKSLGNVIDLTSVAEAGIRPVELRYYLGSPHYRSRIDYSDEALREAAVAYRRIEGFVQRAAEVVGNGRPKAVPPAFADAMNDDLNTSAALAVVHDTIREGNTALAAGDEPAIRGALTAVRAMLGVLGLDPFDGAWSGGEGGNDLKPVVDSLVALALEQRAQARARKDWAAADSVRDQLKNAGIQVEDTPTGPRWTVGEQH is encoded by the coding sequence GTGACTCTGCGCTTGTATGACACCGCGACCCGATCGGTCCGGGACTTCGTCCCGTTGACGCCCGGTCAGGCGGGGATCTACCTGTGTGGTGTCACCGTGCAGTCCTCGCCCCACATCGGCCACCTGCGCTCCGCCGTCAACTACGACGTGCTGCGGCGCTGGCTGCTGCACGAGGGGCTGGAGGTCACCTTCGTCCGCAACGTCACCGACGTGGACGACAAGATCCTTCAGAAGTCGCTGGAGCACAAGCGGCCGTGGTGGGCCATCGCCTACGAGAACCGGCTGCTGCTGGAGCGCGACTACCGCGCCCTCAACGTGCTGCCGCCGACGTACGAGCCGTTGGCCACCGGGCACATCACCGAGATGCACGATCTGATCGCGACACTGATCGAGCGTGGGCACGCCTACCCGGGCGGTGGCGACTGCGCCGACGTCTACTTCGACGTGCTCTCCTACCGTGAGTACGGCGCACTCTCCGGTCAGCGGCCGGACGACATGCGCGACGCCGGCGACGCCCCGGTGCGCGACAAGCGCGACCACCGTGACTTCGCCCTGTGGAAGGGCGTGAAGGCGGACGAGCCGCAGGACGCGTACTGGCCGTCGCCCTGGGGCCGCGGCCGGCCCGGCTGGCACATCGAGTGCTCGGCCATGGCCCAGCGCTACCTCGGCGACGAGTTCGACATCCACGGCGGCGGTCTCGACCTCACCTTCCCGCACCACGAGAACGAGGTGGCCCAGTCCAAGGCGGCCGGTCTCGGCTTCGCCCGCTACTGGGTGCACCACGCGCTGCTCAACCTCGGCGACTCCAAGATGAGCAAGTCGCTGGGCAACGTGATCGACCTGACCTCGGTGGCCGAGGCCGGCATCCGCCCGGTCGAGCTGCGCTACTACCTGGGCAGCCCGCACTACCGCTCGCGGATCGACTACTCCGACGAGGCGCTGCGGGAGGCCGCGGTCGCCTACCGGCGGATCGAGGGCTTCGTGCAGCGCGCGGCCGAGGTGGTCGGCAACGGGCGGCCCAAGGCGGTGCCGCCGGCCTTCGCCGACGCGATGAACGACGACCTGAACACGTCGGCGGCGCTCGCGGTCGTGCACGACACCATCCGGGAGGGCAACACCGCCCTGGCCGCCGGTGACGAGCCGGCCATTCGCGGCGCGCTGACCGCGGTCCGGGCCATGCTCGGGGTGCTCGGCCTCGACCCGTTCGACGGCGCCTGGAGTGGCGGCGAGGGCGGCAACGATCTCAAGCCGGTGGTCGACTCCCTGGTCGCCCTGGCATTGGAACAGCGGGCCCAGGCCCGCGCACGTAAGGACTGGGCTGCCGCCGATTCGGTGCGGGACCAGCTCAAGAACGCGGGTATTCAGGTGGAGGACACTCCGACCGGGCCGCGCTGGACGGTAGGAGAACAGCACTGA
- a CDS encoding AfsR/SARP family transcriptional regulator, with translation MATLRYRILGILSVTDNELPVAVTAGRERIVLAMLLLRPGRIVGVGELTEAVWGAEPPATARGQLQTCVSRLRRILPDGVILTDPAGYGIRVDPGDLDSAEFLRLVEEARTAAPERARTAYRAALDLWSGPACAEIDAPEVRQAAAMLDERRALAVEDWVDLELAAGQARELLGELAALVDRFPLRERLRGQLMLALFRAGRQADALAEFRRARDTLRDELGIDPGPELQELHRDLLAGSVPAAAARPSAPVDVIRCLPRTVRDFTGRSGLVGRLLGEVSTADPAGPAILVIDGMAGSGKTTLALHVATLIGDRYPDAHLFVDLQGHSEHDPVDPAGALLVLLRQLGLAADMIPAALVDRVGLWRTELARRRTLVVFDNAASSAQVADLLPTAAGSFAVVTSRRRLAGLDGVHPESLPVLDPDEAITLLERIAGERVRDEPEAAAEVVRRCGGLPLAVRLAGARLAHRPRWRVADLVRRLGDAALPELAVESRTVASAFALSFGQLAECQQRHYRLLGLFPGTLLDAPAAAALTGLPLDEARDLLDELVDVHLLEEPEAGVFRMHDLLREYSALLAEGLPEPERGTAVLAMLNLETHALAAITPPTIESLATFLGKVPDLRPDLRAAITDPAARLELHRPDLGAFLEAAVRAGHPRYAWYIPRAAWYLLFYRGYNEDVVTLHERGLAIAREAGDLDGIAMMANYVASYHYRVADYDRTLEYLQEANAIRVRQGDLRGRTQGLSNLASVLVATGRFAEAVTSAEEAIRLACLARLPISPLCATTQLGIALRRLGRYEEALRTDRLRLMSARYPGEAHEISGCLMQMQRNKRSLGLSTLSSDRRYLEIALRIVLENSLTPLEAEVRAALGVVLALQGDYEAALAEHRLSVGIADRMNQIRLQQETLADYGDTLRASGDPLAARAAYQRLIDLPRADRHPFFVARALAGIGECAAVSDPEEARRLWARALELFERMGTPERFAVADRLRAAEGRERMVR, from the coding sequence ATGGCCACTTTGCGCTACCGCATTCTGGGAATACTCTCCGTAACTGACAATGAACTTCCGGTAGCGGTCACGGCCGGCCGGGAGCGGATCGTGCTCGCCATGCTGCTGCTCCGGCCCGGCCGGATCGTCGGCGTGGGCGAGCTCACCGAGGCGGTCTGGGGTGCCGAGCCACCGGCCACCGCCCGCGGACAGTTGCAGACCTGTGTGTCCAGGTTGCGCAGGATCCTCCCGGACGGAGTCATTCTCACTGATCCGGCCGGATACGGCATCCGCGTCGATCCCGGCGACCTGGACTCCGCCGAGTTCCTCCGGCTCGTCGAGGAGGCGCGCACGGCCGCTCCCGAGCGGGCCCGTACCGCGTACCGGGCGGCCCTGGACCTGTGGAGCGGCCCGGCGTGCGCCGAGATCGACGCCCCCGAGGTCCGGCAGGCGGCCGCGATGCTGGACGAGCGGCGGGCCCTCGCCGTCGAGGACTGGGTGGACCTGGAACTGGCCGCCGGGCAGGCGCGGGAGCTGCTCGGCGAACTGGCCGCCCTGGTCGACCGGTTCCCGCTGCGGGAGCGGCTGCGCGGGCAGCTGATGCTGGCGCTGTTCCGGGCCGGGCGGCAGGCCGACGCGCTGGCCGAGTTCCGGCGGGCCCGCGACACCCTCCGCGACGAGCTGGGCATCGATCCCGGCCCGGAGCTCCAGGAACTGCACCGTGACCTGCTCGCCGGATCGGTGCCCGCGGCGGCCGCCCGCCCGTCGGCGCCGGTCGACGTCATCCGCTGCCTGCCGCGTACCGTCCGGGACTTCACCGGCCGGTCCGGGCTGGTCGGCCGGCTGCTCGGCGAGGTGTCCACGGCCGACCCGGCCGGACCGGCGATCCTGGTGATCGACGGGATGGCCGGCAGCGGCAAGACGACCCTCGCGCTGCACGTCGCCACCCTGATCGGCGACCGGTACCCGGACGCGCACCTCTTCGTCGACCTCCAGGGGCACAGCGAACACGACCCGGTCGACCCGGCCGGCGCCCTGCTCGTCCTGCTGCGCCAGCTCGGCCTCGCCGCCGACATGATCCCGGCCGCCCTGGTCGACCGGGTCGGGCTCTGGCGTACCGAGTTGGCCCGCCGCCGGACACTGGTGGTCTTCGACAACGCCGCGTCCAGCGCCCAGGTGGCGGACCTGCTGCCGACCGCGGCGGGCAGTTTCGCGGTGGTCACCAGCCGCCGCCGGCTCGCCGGACTGGACGGCGTGCACCCGGAGTCGCTGCCGGTCCTGGACCCGGACGAGGCGATCACCCTGCTCGAACGGATCGCCGGCGAGCGGGTACGGGACGAGCCGGAGGCGGCCGCCGAGGTGGTCCGGCGCTGCGGTGGCCTGCCGCTCGCCGTACGGCTGGCCGGCGCCCGGCTCGCGCACCGGCCCCGCTGGCGGGTGGCCGACCTGGTCCGCCGGCTGGGCGACGCGGCCCTGCCCGAGCTGGCGGTGGAGAGCCGGACCGTGGCCAGCGCGTTCGCGCTCTCCTTCGGCCAGCTCGCGGAGTGCCAACAGCGGCACTACCGGCTGCTCGGCCTCTTCCCGGGCACGCTGCTCGACGCGCCGGCCGCCGCGGCGCTCACCGGCCTGCCCCTCGACGAGGCCCGCGATCTGCTGGACGAACTGGTCGACGTCCACCTGCTGGAGGAGCCGGAGGCGGGCGTCTTCCGCATGCACGACCTGCTCCGGGAGTACAGCGCGCTGCTCGCCGAGGGCCTGCCCGAACCGGAGCGCGGCACGGCCGTCCTGGCGATGCTCAACCTGGAGACGCACGCTCTGGCCGCCATCACGCCGCCGACCATAGAGAGCCTCGCCACCTTCCTGGGGAAGGTGCCGGACCTGCGGCCCGACCTCCGGGCGGCGATCACCGACCCGGCCGCGCGGCTGGAGTTGCACCGGCCGGACCTGGGCGCCTTCCTGGAGGCGGCGGTCCGGGCCGGGCACCCCCGGTACGCGTGGTACATCCCCCGGGCCGCCTGGTACCTGCTCTTCTACCGCGGGTACAACGAGGACGTCGTGACCCTGCACGAGCGTGGCCTGGCCATCGCGCGCGAGGCCGGCGACCTGGACGGGATCGCGATGATGGCGAACTACGTGGCCTCCTACCACTACCGGGTCGCCGACTACGACCGGACGCTGGAGTACCTCCAGGAGGCCAACGCGATCCGGGTGCGGCAGGGCGACCTGCGGGGCCGGACGCAGGGCCTGTCGAACCTGGCATCGGTGCTGGTCGCCACCGGCCGGTTCGCCGAGGCGGTGACGAGCGCGGAGGAGGCGATCCGGCTCGCCTGCCTGGCCCGGCTGCCGATCAGCCCGCTGTGCGCGACCACTCAACTGGGCATCGCTCTGCGGCGGCTCGGCCGGTACGAGGAGGCGCTGCGCACCGACCGGCTCCGGCTGATGTCCGCCCGCTACCCCGGCGAGGCGCACGAGATCTCCGGATGCCTCATGCAGATGCAGCGCAACAAGCGCAGTCTCGGCCTGAGCACCCTGTCGTCCGACCGGCGGTACCTGGAGATCGCCCTGCGGATCGTCCTGGAAAACTCGCTGACCCCGCTGGAGGCCGAGGTGCGCGCGGCGCTCGGCGTGGTCCTGGCCCTCCAGGGCGACTACGAGGCGGCGCTGGCCGAGCACCGGCTCTCGGTCGGTATCGCCGACCGGATGAACCAGATCCGGTTGCAGCAGGAGACCCTCGCCGACTACGGGGACACGCTCCGGGCGTCCGGGGATCCGTTGGCCGCGCGGGCGGCGTACCAGAGATTGATCGATCTGCCCCGCGCGGACCGGCACCCGTTCTTCGTGGCCCGTGCCCTCGCCGGAATCGGCGAGTGCGCCGCGGTGAGCGACCCGGAGGAGGCCCGGCGCCTCTGGGCCCGGGCGCTCGAGCTGTTCGAGCGGATGGGCACGCCGGAGCGCTTCGCGGTGGCCGATCGGCTGCGGGCCGCCGAGGGTCGAGAGAGGATGGTCCGGTGA
- a CDS encoding class II fumarate hydratase: MGEVRVPAAALWRAQTQRAVENFPISGRGLETSHIRALARIKGAAARANASLGVLEKDLAESIATAAAHVADGGYDDQFPVDVFQTGSGTSSNMNANEVIATLASRDLGRPVHPNDHVNASQSSNDVFPSSIHVAATEAISQDLIPALAHLATVLTAKSADFAQIVKSGRTHLMDATPVTLGQEFSGYARQVTNGVERLQATLPRLGELPLGGTAVGTGVNTPPGFAQAVIRLLADETGLPLTEARDHFEAQGARDALVEASGQLRVVATGLYKIANDIRWMGSGPRAGLRELRLPDLQPGSSIMPGKVNPVVPEAVRQVAAQVIGNDATVAFAGTQGDFELNVMLPVMARNLLESIRLLAAVSRLFADRCVVGLEANEEIARGYAEGSPSIVTPLNRYLGYDEAAAIAKEALATGRTIREVVIGRGHVGAGKLTEAQLDEALDVLRMTRP; encoded by the coding sequence ATGGGCGAGGTGCGCGTCCCGGCCGCGGCCCTGTGGCGTGCGCAGACCCAGCGGGCGGTGGAGAACTTCCCGATCTCCGGCCGGGGGCTGGAGACGTCGCACATCCGGGCGCTGGCCCGGATCAAGGGCGCCGCGGCGCGGGCCAACGCGAGCCTCGGCGTGCTGGAGAAGGACCTGGCCGAGTCGATCGCGACCGCCGCGGCGCACGTGGCCGACGGCGGCTACGACGACCAGTTCCCGGTCGACGTCTTCCAGACCGGCTCGGGCACCTCGTCCAACATGAACGCGAACGAGGTGATCGCCACCCTGGCGAGCCGCGACCTGGGCCGCCCGGTGCACCCGAACGACCACGTCAACGCCTCCCAGTCGTCCAACGACGTCTTCCCCTCGTCGATCCACGTCGCCGCGACCGAGGCGATCAGCCAGGACCTGATCCCCGCGCTCGCGCATCTCGCCACCGTCCTGACCGCGAAATCCGCGGATTTCGCGCAGATCGTCAAGAGCGGCCGCACGCATCTCATGGACGCCACCCCGGTCACCCTGGGACAGGAGTTCTCCGGGTACGCGCGACAGGTCACCAACGGCGTCGAGCGTCTCCAGGCGACCCTGCCCCGGCTCGGTGAGCTGCCGCTCGGCGGCACCGCGGTGGGCACCGGGGTGAACACACCGCCCGGGTTCGCGCAGGCGGTGATCCGGCTGCTCGCCGACGAGACCGGCCTGCCGCTGACCGAGGCCCGCGACCACTTCGAGGCGCAGGGCGCCCGGGACGCGCTGGTCGAGGCGTCCGGCCAGCTGCGCGTGGTGGCGACCGGCCTCTACAAGATCGCCAACGACATCCGCTGGATGGGCTCCGGGCCCCGGGCCGGGCTGCGCGAGCTGCGCCTGCCCGACCTCCAGCCCGGCTCGTCGATCATGCCGGGCAAGGTGAACCCGGTGGTCCCCGAGGCGGTCCGCCAGGTCGCCGCCCAGGTGATCGGCAACGACGCGACGGTCGCCTTCGCCGGCACCCAGGGCGACTTCGAGCTCAACGTGATGCTGCCGGTGATGGCCCGCAACCTGCTGGAGTCGATCCGGCTGCTGGCCGCCGTGTCCCGCCTCTTCGCCGACCGCTGCGTGGTGGGCCTGGAGGCGAACGAGGAGATCGCCCGGGGGTACGCGGAGGGTTCGCCGTCGATCGTCACGCCGCTCAACCGGTACCTCGGCTACGACGAGGCGGCCGCCATCGCCAAGGAGGCGCTCGCCACCGGACGGACCATCCGCGAGGTGGTGATCGGGCGCGGCCACGTCGGGGCGGGCAAGCTCACCGAGGCGCAGCTCGACGAAGCGCTCGACGTGCTCCGGATGACGCGTCCCTGA